The stretch of DNA AGCACAATATCAAGTCTATATTAAGAATTCAAAATCCTTACCCTTTGGTTTTAGCTGTTTTAAAATTGAAGGCCTTCGATAAACTGATTCCCACTCCCTTTACAGACTTGCTATATCATGTCCCTCAATAGGATAATATTGAGGAATCAGATGGAGTTTCAGCTCTCAGCTGAGCTATGAACTATGAACTAGCTActtaatataagaaaattatcTTTCACCTAACTTTATCTCTAATCAAGGCCAAAATGCAGTACTCTGGTATGACTTactagaaaatgtttaaaaagttaaCACTTCAAATCCCAAAGCTCGTgagtttctttattatttaaaaaacacgTTAGAATTTGGCTCTGAATTGAAGGCACTGTCTGTCATTCCCTAAGTTCTGACACATTGTGCTGAGAAGAAAGGACCTGTGTGACTAAGAGAAGAGGGGGAAGTTATCTGAAGCAGCATGTACTGTCCTGTCAGATTCACAGTTCACTTCATCCACACAGTCACGTCCTGTTGAGGGTGTTCAGAGTCTTACAGCAACTCCTCTACAAGAACAGGCTTGTGCTGAAAGGTGTTCATTCTTCTGTATGAATGGTATCACTCTAATACAGACTTGATAAGTTCAATTATACTTAAATATCCAAATAGCATGGTACATAAAAACCACCTGAGGTCTATTTTCCTGTATTTGAGCCTCTAGCTTTGTATTAGCTGAGGAATGCAAATATGGAGCGCTAAGAGCACACTAAAGCAAGCCTTAAAGTAAAGGGCATGCTACAATCACTCCGCCATTCACAAAGGATGCGAGGTCTCCACTCCCCAAGGCCTGATGTCACTCCTCATCCGAGCCACTCAAAAGGGCTGACTGGTAAGTGTGGTCAGATTTGAGCTTCTGAATCCCGATGATTTCTCCTTCTGCATGTCTCTTCACCCGACTCAGAAAGCTGTGGTAGACATAGGAACCATTAAATCAGCCATTAAAGTCCTCTGTTCACTAACTCCACGATATAAAAGAACAGCAGAGCCTTTTTTCAGGTGTCTATTAAACATGGTGATAGCACATCTACACATGTGCCTTCTCGGGATTCTAttcacagtagaaaaaaaaagactcaatgGTAACCAAGATATTCTTGAGATTAGAATTAGTAGATTTAGGCCTCTTAccaatacttatttatttatttatttattttcccaagatggggtttctctgtagctttggagcctgtcctggattagctctgtagtccaggctggcctcgaactcacagagctccacctgcctctgcctcccgagtgctgggattacaggcatgcaccaccaccgcccggcccgaTCTAGCTATTTTACTTTCCAGAAAGTAGAgctggaggatttttttttttttttttttttgtccctggGGTTCTTCCTGGGTGAAGTATATCTCCTTTCCTGGGGGGAAAAGTCAGGGGCAGCTTCTACAGTAACAGGTCTCCATCATAACACATGCcaaatttcagttttgtttccaTTTAGTAGTTGGTCAAATTACTCAGCCTTTTGGAGCCTTGTTTCCtcatttgttaacaaggaaacaATAAATAGTAAATGAGGAGGATTAAGGGGGTCGACATGTGCCTGGGACAGTAGGTGCAAAGAGTCGATAGTTCTGTAGTCTATATTAGGTTAAAAGGTAATTAGAAAGCACTTCCTGCTCTCGGACATATTTTGATGTCTGTATATTTAGGAAATAAGCAAAACAAGTCTGGAAGTAGGTGATGGGTCCACCAAACCAGTGACAGCAGGGACCTCAACCCAGGCCGATTGCTGGCTTGAGAATTGCCCTATTATACACCAGCTTAAAATCTGAACTGTACTTGAAACCTAGGTTTAGCATGACCAGTCAGGCAGTTTAATATAGCCGAGCCTCCTTACACTCACTGGCGGGTAAGAGTTGTGGTAACAGCCCTGCAAGTGAAGAGTGCTTCGTGCAGAGCTTAGCATGGAATTGGCAGTAATTAAGTAGTAGAAGTTAACCACCAACACTTTGAGTCTAGTTAGGGAGAAAAAACTTGACAAAATTTGTTTCAAACATACCAGTAAACAAGAGAGTAGTTGATGGCTGTGATGCAAAGGGCAACCAGATAGTGCCAGCAGAAGCACATGGTAATAAACATGACATTGTCCATGTCTTTCTGGTCCCATTCTGGTGTTCCAAATGGGGGGAACAGGACAAATCCAATCTGTAGGAGTAGAGGAGAAAGCTTCTGGTTGGTTGTCTGAGAAGCAATCCGGTTGTCTCCAAGGCCCGCAGAGTGACTCTGTGTTCTACACTACCTCAATTCCTGCATGAGTCACACCACAAACCCTATTCACAGGAAAGTTAAGTTTGGTTGTTGTATAGggtgatttaaaaataactaaacttTGGGGCTtgcattttatatgtgtatttagtAAATACAGTGTACCAGCAAGCTATTAGTGGGGAAAAATCGCATAGGTCAAGGGTGGTGTGGGGATAAAAAGGTCATCTGGACCAGATACACACCCTCACCCCCGACCCCCACTTTATCTGCTGTATTTTCAGGCAACGAGTCACTTGGGCATTTCCGAGGGGGCTTCTCAACCCAGACCATATGAAGAGCTTGAATGTGGATGATTACCTGCCAGAACCAGGTTCCCTGAAGAATAAGGAGACTGGTTCGGAAAAGCTCCAGCACAATATTATCCCGTAAGATCACCTCCAGGAAGATACTGAAACTTGctccaaacaaaccaaagagcAGGAGTGAGTGGATGTGCTGGTCCAGTGGAGGTCGGTTGTGAACGTGGTAATAGAAGAGAAAACCTGTACAAATCAATGATAACTATCAGAAACTTGCTTGTTTCTACTTAAGATCACTCTGGCCTTTCCCGATTATTGGAATTCCCCCCCCTATACTTAAATCAATGTTCTTTAGCATTTCAGGAAGCCAGTTTACATGACATTAACCAGCAGCAAACACATGCAGACTATTCACTTTGTGGGTCTGTTGAGACGATAAAATAATATATCTGTCTGCAGATCCCATAACAAGCAATACAGAGTAGGGGTAATAGGTCAGCTATGGTACTGGTTTGTCAGAAGTTGGATGAATGAGTGAACACCCCCACACACGTATAATATGTCTTGAGAATTGATTTTCTGAGAAAGTCATTATacattaatatttcttttaaagtttgatCTCTGGTAAATTcaatttatccatttttctttccctttctccatccaATTTACCTTCATTGAATACTGCCATAGCTAAAATCACTCTGTCTACTCCCAGGGGCACAATGTTGAAGTAAAGGTAGGTGAGCATGTCGATGAGTCCGGAGACACCAAAGAAGAGGTACATGGTGCTATGCTGCCAGTTCATTAGCTTTGTCCATTGATTTTCATGGTAGAGGTGGAGGTGAGGCCCGTCTGGAACAAACTGCTCTGCCAGGATCCCTGCCAGGAAGTGAGAGTGAAAACGGAAATGGGAAAGGTTTCAACAAGACAAACACAAGACAGCAAGAACTGCCTGCAGGCGTGAGCCAGGTCCAGATGACAGAGGCCAACAGGTCAGCGGGCTGACTGCGGAACTACTGCCGCGCAAAATGTTTCTGAGAAGCCTGTGGAATCACCTGTTCTGGATGTTCCTTGAGGGTTTGAGGATAGGGCAGAAGCAATGTTAGAAATAGGACATCCTGGTCACCAGGGAATCTGCTCCCCAGTGGAGATAGACTAGAGCCTTTCCCCTTAGATGATAGTGTGACCGAGACACTGATcttttgctgtggaatattactttaactaggcaaagatgggttgtatttgtttaactgttgctgtttcaccttgcctgcctaaggtacctgattggtctaatagaaagctaaatagccaacagctaggcagtagaaggagaggcagggctgtcgggcagagagaataagtaggaggagaaatctagggttaagaagggagaagagaatgagggagagaaggagacaccaggggccagccaggcagctaccAGCCAgcagacatggagtaggacatacagaatgaaaggaagtTAAAAAGTCCCtagacaaaatgtagatgaagacatcaggttaaattaagttataagactAGTGAACAAGcgtaagataaggctgagcatgtATAACTAATAATGTCTCTGCGTcacgatttgggagctggttagtggcccaaaagaaagcctactATACTCTTTGGATTATGTGTCAGTGAGAAATGCAGAAATCCAAAAGAGAATGAGGCTGAAAGGACATTGACTAGAAGCCACCACGATGGCCATTGTGCAGGTCCCAGAGAGGGAAGCAGCTCCTGGGTATGTGCTGGGGCTGCCATCGAGTGGGTAACCTTCCTCTGCCCTTTGCTTACAACACTGGTGAACAATGTGAGGCCTCACAGTTGCTAGCCATGGTGCCTAAAGAGAGACAAAAGTGAGGTAGCTCATGGTTCTTGTcactcttttttcattgtttagtttttgctt from Onychomys torridus chromosome 7, mOncTor1.1, whole genome shotgun sequence encodes:
- the LOC118586985 gene encoding transmembrane protein 45B-like — translated: MYLFFGVSGLIDMLTYLYFNIVPLGVDRVILAMAVFNEGFLFYYHVHNRPPLDQHIHSLLLFGLFGASFSIFLEVILRDNIVLELFRTSLLILQGTWFWQIGFVLFPPFGTPEWDQKDMDNVMFITMCFCWHYLVALCITAINYSLVYCFLSRVKRHAEGEIIGIQKLKSDHTYQSALLSGSDEE